A window of Parambassis ranga chromosome 10, fParRan2.1, whole genome shotgun sequence contains these coding sequences:
- the mrnip gene encoding MRN complex-interacting protein isoform X2 produces MVQEFHVVRCFTCQSFQVQQEFGRGSGADCRRHVQKLNAMRGAMLEEQERNTWVLREEEKQRADPLKQPQVSRWSKYLDTPALLEPEEIVLKDRQQRHGDSIRDRKRKRSKDQTDSWLEDSPEQPNIVKAHPAFLELCSASCSPLEGEGPSASTNGATAPPVPDTVPDTVPRPRALLPVSSMFMSGEEFNFDDDDFLTEQRM; encoded by the exons ATGGTCCAGGAGTTTCACGTGGTCAGGTGTTTCACCTGTCAAAGCTTCCAGGTTCAACAG GAGTTCGGCCGGGGCTCCGGGGCCGACTGCAGACGACATGTTCAGAAATTGAATGCCATGAGAGGAGCCatgctggaggagcaggagcgGAACACTTGGGTGCTACG GgaggaagaaaagcaaagagCCGACCCGTTAAAACAGCCTCAGGTGAGCCGCTGGAGTAAATACCTGGACACACCTGCATTGCTGGAGCCGGAAGAGATCGTTTTGAAGGACCGACAACAACGTCATGGCGACAGCATACGTGACAG gaagaggaaaagatCAAAGgaccagacagacagctggCTAGAAGACTCACCTGAACAG CCAAATATTGTGAAAGCACATCCAGCATTCCTGGAACTCTGCAGTGCCAGCTGCAGTCCCCTGGAGGGTGAGGGGCCTTCTGCTTCTACAAACGGAGCCACTGCTCCGCCTGTCCCTGACACAGTCCCTGACACTGTCCCCAGGCCCCGCGCCCTGCTTCCAGTTTCCTCTATGTTTATGAGTGGTGAGGAGTTCAACTTCGATGACGATGACTTTCTGACGGAGCAGAGGATGTAG
- the mrnip gene encoding MRN complex-interacting protein isoform X1, whose translation MVQEFHVVRCFTCQSFQVQQVKKVNKWSCKLCGDKQSLLKEFGRGSGADCRRHVQKLNAMRGAMLEEQERNTWVLREEEKQRADPLKQPQVSRWSKYLDTPALLEPEEIVLKDRQQRHGDSIRDRKRKRSKDQTDSWLEDSPEQPNIVKAHPAFLELCSASCSPLEGEGPSASTNGATAPPVPDTVPDTVPRPRALLPVSSMFMSGEEFNFDDDDFLTEQRM comes from the exons ATGGTCCAGGAGTTTCACGTGGTCAGGTGTTTCACCTGTCAAAGCTTCCAGGTTCAACAG GTGAAGAAGGTGAACAAGTGGAGCTGTAAGCTGTGTGGAGACAAGCAGTCGCTGCTGAAG GAGTTCGGCCGGGGCTCCGGGGCCGACTGCAGACGACATGTTCAGAAATTGAATGCCATGAGAGGAGCCatgctggaggagcaggagcgGAACACTTGGGTGCTACG GgaggaagaaaagcaaagagCCGACCCGTTAAAACAGCCTCAGGTGAGCCGCTGGAGTAAATACCTGGACACACCTGCATTGCTGGAGCCGGAAGAGATCGTTTTGAAGGACCGACAACAACGTCATGGCGACAGCATACGTGACAG gaagaggaaaagatCAAAGgaccagacagacagctggCTAGAAGACTCACCTGAACAG CCAAATATTGTGAAAGCACATCCAGCATTCCTGGAACTCTGCAGTGCCAGCTGCAGTCCCCTGGAGGGTGAGGGGCCTTCTGCTTCTACAAACGGAGCCACTGCTCCGCCTGTCCCTGACACAGTCCCTGACACTGTCCCCAGGCCCCGCGCCCTGCTTCCAGTTTCCTCTATGTTTATGAGTGGTGAGGAGTTCAACTTCGATGACGATGACTTTCTGACGGAGCAGAGGATGTAG